One segment of Streptosporangium brasiliense DNA contains the following:
- a CDS encoding M28 family peptidase has product MNPKVRLGAVAALAAVAMTATSVVSAAGAATAPAGTAARTISLDPPAFAPPDPESRKRAISSADGALAARSEALFKGAQDEFTLTNTVAGTRGLQYLTYSRTHRGLPVYGGDVVVTTDRTGQEVGSVASGQRAEIKVGVKSKIDAATAAVTARGRLATVESVSTPRLVVHAAGKQAKLAWEVVVTGATKEAPSVLHVFVDALDGSVVDSYDDVRAGTGNSFYNGNPVTIQTSGSGGSYSMTDTTRSGLRCGGQNGSAYTGTDDSWGNGQGTNLETACVDALYAAQQEWNMLRDWLGRNGFNGSGGAFPARVGLSDVNAYWNGSYTNFGHNQANTQQATPMDVVAHEYGHAIFQFSGSGGAGSGNEAGGLNESTGDIFGALTEHFAANASDPPDYLVGEEVNLVGQGPIRNMYNPGALGDPNCYSSSIPNTEVHAAAGPQNHWFYLLAEGTNPPGKPTSPVCSGPSSLTGIGIQKAGQIFMSGLNSKTTPWTHAKARSTTVAAAKQLFPNSCVEINATKAAWTAVNVPAQSGEPTCTVNPPGNDFSLSLSPTSGSVQAGQSATTTVRTTVTAGSAQSIALRASGLPAGATASFSPATITAGQTSTLTLATSGNTPAGTSSVTVTADGADADKTASYSLTVGTGNPPTGAPDIPVANVSAHLNQLQSIASGNGGNRASATSGYTASLNYIKGKLDAAGYTTTVQNFTYNGQTHANLIANWPAGPTGPTVMLGSHLDSVSAGPGINDNGSGSAALLEVALTLADRNPTLTKHVRFGWWGAEELGMRGSTHYVQNGGAAGVEAYLNFDMIASPNPGYFVYDDDTALEKIFKDYYATLSVPTEIETEGDGRSDHAPFKNAGVKVGGVFTGASSVKSSAQATKWGGAAGQAFDRCYHSACDTTSNINSTALDRNSDAIANALWKLAVGNTPPPTDDYSVSVSPSSASVQPGQSASATLSTQVTSGNAQAVLLSATGLPAGTTVSFNPANITSGQSSAVTVATSANTPAGTYTINLNADGASSDRSASFSLTVSGGQGGTTWEVWTPYAAGDTVTYNGVSYRCLQGHTSLPGWEPPNVPALWQPI; this is encoded by the coding sequence GTGAATCCCAAGGTCAGACTGGGCGCCGTCGCCGCACTGGCTGCCGTCGCCATGACCGCGACCTCGGTGGTGAGCGCCGCCGGCGCCGCCACAGCCCCCGCGGGCACCGCCGCCCGCACCATATCCCTGGATCCGCCGGCGTTCGCGCCGCCGGACCCCGAATCCCGCAAGCGCGCGATCTCCAGCGCCGACGGCGCCCTCGCCGCCAGGTCCGAGGCCCTGTTCAAGGGAGCTCAGGACGAGTTCACGCTGACGAACACCGTCGCGGGTACCCGCGGCCTGCAGTACCTGACCTACTCGCGGACCCACCGCGGGCTGCCCGTCTACGGCGGTGACGTGGTCGTCACCACCGACAGGACGGGCCAGGAGGTCGGCTCGGTGGCCTCGGGCCAGCGCGCCGAGATCAAGGTGGGCGTCAAGAGCAAGATCGACGCCGCCACCGCGGCCGTCACCGCCCGCGGCAGGCTGGCGACCGTGGAGAGCGTGAGCACCCCCCGGCTGGTCGTGCACGCGGCCGGCAAGCAGGCCAAGCTCGCCTGGGAGGTGGTCGTCACCGGCGCCACGAAGGAGGCCCCGAGCGTCCTGCACGTCTTCGTCGACGCCCTCGACGGGTCGGTCGTGGACTCCTACGACGACGTCCGCGCCGGTACCGGCAACAGCTTCTACAACGGCAACCCGGTGACCATCCAGACCTCCGGCTCCGGCGGTTCGTATTCCATGACGGACACCACCCGGTCGGGCCTGCGCTGCGGCGGCCAGAACGGCTCGGCCTACACCGGCACCGACGACTCCTGGGGCAACGGCCAGGGCACCAACCTGGAGACCGCCTGCGTGGACGCGCTGTACGCCGCCCAGCAGGAGTGGAACATGCTGCGCGACTGGCTGGGCCGCAACGGCTTCAACGGCTCCGGCGGCGCCTTCCCCGCCCGCGTCGGCCTCTCCGACGTCAACGCCTACTGGAACGGCTCCTACACCAACTTCGGCCACAACCAGGCCAACACCCAGCAGGCCACCCCGATGGACGTGGTGGCACACGAGTACGGCCACGCGATCTTCCAGTTCTCCGGTTCCGGCGGCGCGGGCAGCGGCAACGAGGCCGGCGGCCTGAACGAGTCGACCGGCGACATCTTCGGCGCACTGACCGAGCACTTCGCGGCCAACGCCTCCGACCCGCCGGACTACCTCGTCGGCGAGGAGGTCAACCTGGTCGGCCAGGGGCCGATCCGCAACATGTACAACCCGGGCGCGCTGGGCGACCCCAACTGCTACAGCTCCTCCATCCCCAACACCGAGGTGCACGCCGCGGCCGGCCCGCAGAACCACTGGTTCTACCTGCTGGCCGAGGGCACCAACCCGCCCGGCAAGCCCACCAGCCCGGTCTGCTCCGGCCCCTCCAGCCTGACCGGCATCGGCATCCAGAAGGCCGGCCAGATCTTCATGTCCGGCCTGAACAGCAAGACCACCCCGTGGACGCACGCCAAGGCCCGCTCGACCACCGTGGCCGCGGCCAAGCAGCTCTTCCCCAACAGCTGCGTCGAGATCAACGCGACCAAGGCCGCCTGGACCGCCGTCAACGTCCCGGCGCAGAGCGGCGAGCCGACCTGCACGGTGAACCCGCCCGGCAACGACTTCTCGCTCTCGCTCAGCCCGACCTCGGGCAGCGTGCAGGCCGGCCAGTCCGCCACCACCACCGTGCGGACCACGGTGACCGCCGGCAGCGCCCAGTCCATCGCGCTGCGGGCCTCCGGCCTGCCCGCGGGCGCGACCGCGTCCTTCAGCCCGGCCACCATCACGGCCGGCCAGACGTCGACGCTGACGCTGGCCACCTCGGGGAACACCCCGGCCGGCACCTCCTCGGTGACGGTCACCGCCGACGGCGCCGACGCGGACAAGACGGCGAGCTACTCGCTGACCGTCGGCACCGGCAACCCGCCGACCGGAGCGCCGGACATCCCGGTGGCCAACGTGAGCGCGCACCTGAACCAGCTGCAGTCGATCGCCTCCGGCAACGGCGGCAACCGGGCCTCGGCCACCTCCGGCTACACCGCCTCGCTGAACTACATCAAGGGCAAGCTGGACGCGGCCGGCTACACCACCACGGTGCAGAACTTCACCTACAACGGCCAGACCCACGCCAACCTGATCGCCAACTGGCCGGCCGGCCCCACCGGCCCGACGGTCATGCTCGGCAGCCACCTCGACAGCGTGAGCGCCGGCCCCGGCATCAACGACAACGGCTCCGGCTCGGCGGCGCTGCTGGAGGTCGCGCTGACCCTGGCCGACCGCAACCCCACGCTGACCAAGCACGTCCGCTTCGGCTGGTGGGGCGCCGAGGAGCTCGGCATGCGCGGCTCGACCCACTACGTCCAGAACGGCGGGGCCGCCGGCGTCGAGGCGTATCTCAACTTCGACATGATCGCCTCGCCGAACCCGGGCTACTTCGTCTACGACGACGACACCGCCCTGGAGAAGATCTTCAAGGACTACTACGCCACGCTCAGTGTCCCGACCGAGATCGAGACCGAGGGTGACGGCCGCAGCGACCACGCCCCGTTCAAGAACGCGGGCGTCAAGGTGGGCGGCGTCTTCACCGGCGCCTCCAGCGTGAAGAGCTCGGCCCAGGCCACCAAGTGGGGCGGCGCCGCCGGCCAGGCCTTCGACCGCTGCTACCACTCCGCCTGCGACACCACCTCCAACATCAACAGCACCGCGCTGGACCGCAACAGCGACGCCATCGCCAACGCCCTGTGGAAGCTCGCCGTGGGGAACACCCCTCCTCCCACGGACGACTACTCGGTCTCGGTGAGCCCGTCCTCGGCCTCGGTACAGCCCGGCCAGTCGGCCAGTGCGACGCTCAGCACCCAGGTGACCTCAGGTAACGCGCAGGCCGTCCTGCTGAGCGCCACCGGTCTGCCCGCCGGCACGACCGTCTCCTTCAACCCGGCGAACATCACCTCCGGCCAGTCCTCCGCGGTCACGGTCGCCACCTCGGCGAACACGCCCGCCGGGACCTACACGATCAACCTCAACGCCGACGGCGCGAGCTCCGACCGCTCCGCCTCCTTCAGCCTCACCGTCAGCGGCGGGCAGGGCGGCACGACCTGGGAGGTCTGGACCCCGTACGCGGCCGGGGACACGGTGACCTACAACGGTGTCAGCTACCGATGCCTGCAGGGTCACACCTCACTGCCCGGCTGGGAGCCGCCGAACGTCCCCGCCCTGTGGCAGCCGATCTGA
- a CDS encoding saccharopine dehydrogenase family protein: protein MPDDRPYDIVLFGATGFTGELTARYLARSAGPGCRWALAGRNRAKLGAVRDRIGLPELPLLHADVTDPASLAELARQARVVATTVGPYLSYGEPLVAACADAGTHYADITGEPEFVDLMFTRHHHRAERTGAKIVHACGFDSVPHDLGAYFTVNRLPEGVPIEVDGFVRGNGKPSGGTVHSALTAISRPRQTARAALARRAAEGRPTGRRARGIAGPPRYVGGWALPLPTIDPRIVARSARALERYGPDFTYRHHVAVRRLPAALGLVAGTGALVALAQLPPVRSWLLGRTASGDGPTPEQRARSWFKVTFLGRGGGERVVTEVAGGDPGYDETAKMLAESALCLAFDDLPPVSGQVTTAVAMGGALIERLQRAGITFTVLSGPSK, encoded by the coding sequence ATGCCTGACGACCGCCCGTACGACATCGTGCTCTTCGGCGCCACCGGCTTCACCGGCGAGCTGACCGCGCGGTATCTGGCCCGCAGTGCCGGTCCCGGCTGCCGCTGGGCGCTGGCCGGCCGCAACCGGGCCAAGCTCGGAGCGGTCCGGGACCGCATCGGCCTGCCCGAGCTGCCGCTGCTCCACGCGGACGTGACGGACCCGGCCTCGCTGGCGGAGCTGGCCCGCCAGGCCAGGGTCGTCGCCACCACCGTGGGCCCCTACCTCTCCTACGGCGAGCCGCTCGTGGCCGCCTGCGCCGACGCGGGCACCCACTACGCCGACATCACCGGCGAGCCGGAGTTCGTCGACCTGATGTTCACCCGCCACCACCACCGGGCCGAGCGGACCGGGGCGAAGATCGTGCACGCCTGCGGGTTCGACTCCGTCCCGCACGACCTCGGCGCCTACTTCACCGTCAACCGGCTCCCCGAGGGGGTGCCGATCGAGGTGGACGGGTTCGTGCGGGGCAACGGCAAGCCATCGGGCGGCACCGTCCACTCCGCCCTCACGGCGATCTCCCGGCCCCGGCAGACCGCCCGGGCCGCGCTCGCCCGGCGCGCGGCCGAAGGGCGGCCCACCGGCCGCCGCGCGCGCGGCATCGCCGGACCGCCCCGCTACGTGGGAGGCTGGGCCCTGCCCCTGCCCACGATCGACCCGCGGATCGTGGCGCGCTCGGCCCGCGCGCTGGAGCGCTACGGCCCCGACTTCACCTACCGCCACCACGTCGCCGTCAGGCGGCTGCCCGCCGCGCTGGGGCTCGTGGCCGGCACCGGCGCCCTCGTCGCGCTCGCCCAGCTCCCCCCGGTCCGCTCCTGGCTGCTCGGCCGGACCGCCTCCGGCGACGGACCCACCCCCGAACAGCGGGCCAGGAGCTGGTTCAAGGTCACCTTCCTCGGCCGGGGCGGCGGCGAGCGCGTCGTCACCGAGGTGGCGGGCGGCGACCCCGGCTACGACGAGACCGCCAAGATGCTCGCCGAGTCGGCGCTCTGCCTGGCCTTCGACGACCTGCCGCCGGTCAGTGGCCAGGTCACCACGGCCGTGGCGATGGGCGGGGCGCTGATCGAGCGGCTCCAGCGGGCGGGCATCACCTTCACGGTGCTGAGCGGCCCGTCGAAGTAG
- a CDS encoding MOSC domain-containing protein — protein sequence MTTHSGSLRRLLRWPVKSLRGEELQEALLDHRGVAGDRAYALIDGRDNHDGKVLTVRQRPEMLHWRAAYGADDAPELTAPDGTVWRWHDPGTAGELARSLGTPLRLRAADGQQDRALTVLVTFEASLAALEEELGSPVDLLRFRPNLHLGLDAPAFAEESWGAGTTITVGEAELAVTGAHTGPCIRCAVPSWDPDGRQRWPELQKWLIGEHENKFGMIMRVTRPGAVRPGDPAAVSARHGS from the coding sequence ATGACGACACATAGCGGGAGTTTGCGGCGTTTGCTGAGGTGGCCGGTGAAGTCGCTGCGGGGCGAGGAACTCCAGGAGGCGCTGCTGGACCACCGAGGGGTGGCCGGCGACCGGGCCTACGCGCTGATCGACGGGCGGGACAACCACGACGGCAAGGTCCTGACCGTGCGGCAGCGCCCGGAGATGCTCCACTGGCGCGCCGCCTACGGGGCGGACGACGCGCCGGAGCTGACCGCTCCGGACGGGACCGTCTGGCGGTGGCACGATCCCGGGACGGCCGGCGAGCTGGCGCGCTCGCTCGGGACGCCGCTGCGCCTGCGCGCGGCGGACGGGCAGCAGGACCGGGCGCTGACCGTGCTGGTCACGTTCGAGGCGTCCCTCGCGGCGCTGGAGGAGGAGCTCGGTTCCCCGGTCGACCTGCTCAGGTTCCGCCCCAACCTGCACCTCGGACTGGACGCGCCCGCTTTCGCCGAGGAGAGCTGGGGGGCCGGCACCACGATCACCGTGGGCGAGGCCGAGCTCGCGGTGACCGGGGCCCACACGGGCCCGTGCATCCGCTGCGCCGTGCCCAGCTGGGATCCCGACGGCCGGCAGCGCTGGCCCGAGCTGCAGAAATGGTTGATCGGGGAGCACGAGAACAAGTTCGGCATGATCATGCGGGTGACCCGGCCCGGGGCCGTCCGGCCCGGCGACCCGGCGGCTGTCAGCGCGCGGCACGGCTCCTGA
- a CDS encoding LysR family transcriptional regulator gives MRHLRAICAIADSGSISKAATALKMSQPALATQLRRIERMFGGPLFERGRQGAQPTQLGTWVLIRARSLLPAFDELRRDGMRYAEQTAEKLRIRLGCMSSHLAINVIKCLNELLAGADITVRTEEAMDLLPGLLESERLELATLGDYPGHELSPPPGVVYAGVAVEPIFVGLAVSHPLAQREEIELRDLADEDWSLHALAESGHREHFWAACARQGFAPKIAYSADLSLAIDLISSARCVGMFQATSKGYPGIVIRPLAGTPLRFRHMIGWTEHGPVARHGPDLVQAVTKTYWAEVRRAPVYASWLRRHLPLSPPV, from the coding sequence GTGCGTCATTTACGAGCAATCTGTGCGATCGCCGACTCGGGCAGCATTTCCAAGGCGGCAACCGCACTCAAGATGTCGCAGCCCGCGCTCGCCACGCAGCTGCGCCGCATCGAGCGGATGTTCGGCGGGCCACTGTTCGAGCGGGGCCGGCAGGGGGCGCAGCCCACACAGCTCGGCACCTGGGTGCTGATCAGGGCTCGGTCACTGCTGCCCGCCTTCGACGAGCTGCGACGGGACGGCATGCGCTACGCCGAGCAGACCGCGGAGAAGCTCCGGATTCGGCTGGGCTGTATGTCCAGCCATCTAGCGATAAATGTTATTAAATGCCTTAACGAGCTGCTGGCCGGCGCCGACATCACCGTCCGCACCGAAGAGGCGATGGACCTGCTGCCCGGACTGCTGGAGTCCGAGCGCCTGGAACTCGCCACCCTCGGCGACTATCCGGGGCACGAGCTCTCACCGCCCCCCGGCGTGGTCTACGCGGGCGTGGCCGTAGAGCCGATCTTCGTCGGGCTGGCCGTGTCCCACCCGCTCGCCCAGCGGGAGGAGATCGAGCTGCGGGACCTCGCCGACGAGGACTGGAGCCTGCACGCGCTGGCCGAGTCCGGGCACCGCGAACACTTCTGGGCCGCCTGCGCCCGGCAGGGCTTCGCCCCGAAGATCGCCTACTCCGCCGACCTCAGTCTCGCCATCGACCTCATCTCCTCCGCCCGGTGCGTGGGCATGTTCCAGGCGACCAGCAAGGGCTACCCGGGGATCGTCATCCGGCCGCTCGCCGGGACCCCGCTGCGCTTCCGCCACATGATCGGGTGGACCGAGCACGGGCCGGTCGCCCGGCACGGTCCCGACCTGGTCCAGGCGGTCACCAAGACCTACTGGGCCGAGGTACGGCGGGCCCCCGTCTACGCGTCATGGCTGAGGCGCCATCTGCCGCTGTCACCACCTGTGTAG
- a CDS encoding endonuclease V has protein sequence MKAQTPRTIQEAEAIQDELRPLLDLTGPGPRRPARVAGVDVAYDGQRLAAAVAVLDGATLEVVEQVTVGGRVAFDYVPGLLAFREVPALLEALGRLTAAPDLIVCDGYGLAHPRRFGLACHLGVLTGLPTIGVGKTAFVGSYPDPAPERGSWTDLTLDGDVVGRVLRTRHGVKPVFVSVGHRVDLDTACHNVLALTPHYRLPETTRVSDRLSRMALIENVTFD, from the coding sequence ATGAAGGCACAAACTCCCCGCACCATCCAGGAAGCCGAGGCGATCCAGGACGAGCTCCGGCCGCTGCTCGACCTGACAGGGCCGGGTCCCCGCCGGCCGGCCAGGGTGGCGGGGGTGGACGTGGCCTACGACGGGCAACGGCTCGCGGCGGCGGTGGCCGTACTGGACGGGGCCACGCTGGAGGTCGTCGAGCAGGTGACCGTCGGCGGGAGGGTGGCCTTCGACTACGTCCCCGGCCTGCTGGCCTTCCGGGAGGTCCCCGCCCTCCTCGAAGCCCTCGGACGCCTGACCGCCGCCCCCGACCTGATCGTCTGCGACGGGTACGGCCTGGCCCACCCCCGCCGCTTCGGCCTGGCCTGCCATCTGGGCGTGCTGACCGGCCTGCCCACGATCGGCGTGGGCAAGACCGCCTTCGTCGGCTCCTACCCCGACCCCGCGCCCGAGCGGGGCTCGTGGACCGATCTGACCCTGGACGGCGACGTCGTCGGCCGCGTGCTCCGCACCCGGCACGGCGTCAAACCGGTCTTCGTCTCCGTCGGCCACCGCGTCGACCTCGACACGGCCTGCCACAACGTCCTCGCCCTGACCCCTCACTACCGCCTCCCGGAGACGACCCGCGTCTCCGACCGGCTGTCACGTATGGCTTTGATCGAAAATGTCACCTTCGACTGA
- a CDS encoding MTH1187 family thiamine-binding protein, translated as MSVLVAFSVTPVGVGEDVGEFVAEAVRVVRASGLPNRTDAMFTTVEGDDWDQVMSVVKDAVAAVEARCGRVSLVLKADLRAGQGGRLEAKVATVERHLA; from the coding sequence ATGTCGGTTCTCGTGGCGTTCAGCGTGACCCCCGTCGGAGTGGGGGAGGACGTCGGTGAGTTCGTCGCCGAGGCGGTGCGGGTGGTGCGCGCCTCGGGGCTGCCGAACCGTACGGATGCGATGTTCACCACGGTCGAGGGTGACGACTGGGATCAGGTGATGAGCGTCGTCAAGGACGCGGTGGCGGCGGTCGAGGCGCGGTGCGGGCGGGTCAGCCTCGTGCTGAAGGCCGATCTGCGCGCCGGTCAGGGCGGCCGGCTGGAGGCCAAGGTGGCCACCGTCGAGCGGCATCTGGCGTAG
- a CDS encoding SAM-dependent methyltransferase, which yields MADNRSERNAGIDTTRPSIARAYDVVLNGKDNFEVDRAFVAEIVKVVPEIYDVAAYNRQILGRGVRFLSGQGITQFVDLGSGLPTEENTHQVAQRANPESRVVYVDNDPMVLAHGRALLAENDRTAVITSDLRDTEAILSDPAFKNLIDLGRPVAVMLVGILHHLHDDEDPRAIVEAYMAAVPPGSYLFITHFCASTQESRDAERKYLALLGTGRFRTPEEITAFFDGFELLDPGVVPLPLWRPDGPVPRKLTVGQQLMYGGIAYKR from the coding sequence GTGGCCGACAATCGGAGCGAGCGGAACGCCGGCATCGACACGACCCGGCCCAGCATCGCCAGGGCTTACGACGTCGTCCTCAACGGCAAGGACAACTTCGAGGTCGACCGCGCCTTCGTCGCCGAGATCGTGAAGGTCGTCCCGGAGATCTACGACGTGGCGGCCTACAACCGGCAGATCCTCGGCCGGGGGGTGCGCTTCCTGTCCGGCCAGGGCATCACCCAGTTCGTCGACCTCGGCTCGGGGCTGCCGACGGAGGAGAACACCCACCAGGTCGCGCAGCGCGCCAATCCGGAGTCGCGGGTCGTCTACGTCGACAACGACCCGATGGTGCTGGCCCACGGCCGGGCGCTGCTCGCGGAGAACGACCGCACGGCGGTCATCACCTCCGACCTGCGTGACACCGAGGCCATCCTCTCCGACCCGGCCTTCAAGAACCTCATCGACCTCGGCCGCCCGGTGGCCGTGATGCTGGTCGGCATCCTGCACCACCTGCACGACGACGAGGACCCCCGGGCGATCGTCGAGGCCTACATGGCGGCAGTCCCGCCGGGCAGCTATCTGTTCATCACCCACTTCTGCGCCTCCACCCAGGAATCGCGCGACGCCGAGCGGAAGTACCTCGCGCTGCTGGGCACCGGCCGGTTCCGCACGCCGGAGGAGATCACCGCCTTCTTCGACGGCTTCGAGCTCCTCGACCCGGGCGTCGTCCCGCTGCCCCTGTGGCGGCCAGACGGACCCGTCCCCAGGAAGCTCACGGTGGGCCAGCAGCTCATGTACGGCGGCATCGCCTACAAGCGTTGA
- a CDS encoding MFS transporter, with product MSTGPRPGGTSTAQRPEGTDPRRWKALTVCLVAGFMTLLDVSIVNVALPSIRTGLDSPQSALQWVVSGYALTFGLVLVPAGRFGDMRGRRDVFVSGVALFTLASAAAGVAQNPTWLVVARLVQGVAGGVINPQVSGLIQQLFRGAERGRAFGLLGATIGISTAIGPLLGGLLIHLGGGHDGWRLVFYVNVPIGVLAMVLAYRYIPPRARDGRRRESMDPVGVLLLAAGVVLVLLPLVEGQQWHGRDRWLPPAAGLAVLAGFVEWERRYGRRREPVVNLSLFGRRSYALGALIAALYFAGFTAIFFVLTLYLQDGLRYPALEAGLASMPFAAGSAAASVLGGRVVTRLGRPLVVLGLVLVAVGLTVTELAVRLVPGQQVAWAIALPLLVAGLGSGLVISPNQTLTLSEVPVAEAGTAGGVLQTGQRIGTALGIAVVGSVFFAEVASSHGDYALAFRRALLVTIGFVLVALAVALTDVVAARRAGRRAGARGVTGAERAPGAPE from the coding sequence ATGAGCACCGGACCCCGGCCGGGCGGGACGTCGACCGCGCAGCGGCCGGAGGGGACGGACCCGCGCCGGTGGAAGGCGCTGACCGTCTGCCTGGTGGCCGGCTTCATGACCCTGCTGGACGTCAGCATCGTCAACGTGGCGCTGCCCTCCATCCGCACCGGGCTGGACTCCCCGCAGAGCGCCCTGCAGTGGGTGGTGTCCGGTTACGCGCTCACCTTCGGGCTGGTGCTGGTGCCCGCCGGGCGCTTCGGCGACATGCGGGGCCGACGCGACGTCTTCGTCTCCGGCGTCGCCCTGTTCACCCTGGCCAGCGCGGCAGCCGGAGTCGCCCAGAACCCGACCTGGCTGGTCGTGGCGCGGCTCGTCCAGGGGGTGGCGGGCGGGGTGATCAACCCGCAGGTCAGCGGCCTGATCCAGCAGCTCTTCCGGGGTGCGGAGCGGGGCCGGGCGTTCGGGCTGCTGGGCGCCACCATCGGCATCTCCACCGCGATCGGCCCGCTGCTCGGCGGGCTGCTCATCCATCTCGGCGGCGGGCACGACGGGTGGCGCCTCGTCTTCTACGTCAACGTGCCGATCGGCGTCCTGGCCATGGTCCTGGCATACCGCTACATCCCGCCCCGGGCGCGGGACGGACGGCGGCGGGAGAGCATGGACCCGGTGGGCGTGCTGCTGCTGGCCGCCGGCGTCGTGCTGGTGCTGCTGCCGCTCGTCGAGGGGCAGCAGTGGCACGGCCGGGACAGGTGGCTGCCGCCGGCCGCCGGGCTCGCCGTCCTCGCCGGCTTCGTGGAGTGGGAGCGCCGGTACGGGCGGCGCCGCGAGCCGGTGGTCAACCTGTCGCTGTTCGGCAGGCGCTCCTACGCCCTGGGCGCCCTGATCGCGGCGCTCTACTTCGCGGGCTTCACCGCGATCTTCTTCGTGCTGACCCTGTACCTGCAGGACGGCCTGCGCTACCCCGCCCTGGAAGCGGGCCTGGCGAGCATGCCGTTCGCGGCGGGCTCGGCCGCGGCCTCCGTGCTGGGGGGCCGGGTCGTCACCCGGCTCGGCCGCCCGCTGGTGGTGCTGGGTCTGGTACTGGTCGCCGTCGGGCTGACCGTCACGGAGCTCGCCGTGCGCCTGGTCCCCGGCCAGCAGGTTGCCTGGGCGATCGCGCTGCCGCTGCTGGTGGCCGGGCTCGGCAGCGGCCTGGTGATCTCCCCCAACCAGACGCTGACCCTGTCGGAGGTCCCGGTGGCCGAGGCCGGCACCGCCGGCGGCGTGCTGCAGACGGGCCAGCGGATCGGCACCGCCCTCGGCATCGCGGTGGTCGGCTCGGTGTTCTTCGCCGAGGTCGCCTCCTCGCACGGCGACTACGCCCTGGCGTTCCGGCGCGCGCTGCTGGTCACCATCGGCTTCGTGCTGGTCGCGCTGGCCGTGGCCCTCACCGACGTGGTCGCCGCCCGCCGCGCCGGACGCCGGGCGGGCGCCCGCGGGGTCACCGGGGCGGAGCGGGCTCCGGGGGCGCCCGAGTGA
- a CDS encoding ankyrin repeat domain-containing protein: protein MTVSDNEWVGGTGAWSDTNLAEIRERLADGFDPGQRLFWLRSTPLHQAAQEGAVKVIELLLASGAEVDPADSYGATPLWEAVRHGQDEAVRLLLAAGADPWRPCIAGRSAGLQALFTDLADLFVPLPGAPRVSPRLRELQDTVDEMMFSYEDYSEGFCIAFVGGVEEDEVIRRLGADPGRCPPVEAGALREAEHASPVELLRVATPPGGGVALIQTEGVLPVHDGVARLATTGGGVLAGAFPLAGTSVDIWRDGFCVARPSVYDQLSEDSLFELWMCRFGDCGAHPSTSMERILALMTLLTATYVTEEWLWSAPMRLVPVELRGGGQDG from the coding sequence ATGACTGTGAGCGACAACGAGTGGGTCGGCGGCACGGGCGCCTGGAGTGACACCAACCTGGCGGAGATCCGGGAACGGCTGGCCGACGGGTTCGACCCCGGCCAGCGGCTGTTCTGGCTCCGCTCGACGCCCCTGCACCAGGCCGCCCAGGAGGGAGCGGTCAAGGTGATCGAGCTGCTCCTGGCCTCGGGTGCCGAGGTGGACCCCGCCGACAGCTACGGCGCCACCCCGCTGTGGGAGGCCGTGCGCCACGGTCAGGACGAGGCCGTCCGGCTCCTGCTCGCCGCGGGCGCCGACCCCTGGCGGCCGTGCATCGCCGGGCGCTCCGCCGGTCTCCAGGCTCTCTTCACCGACCTCGCGGACCTGTTCGTCCCCCTCCCGGGAGCCCCCCGCGTCAGCCCGCGGCTCCGCGAGCTCCAGGACACCGTCGACGAGATGATGTTCTCCTACGAGGACTACAGCGAGGGGTTCTGCATCGCCTTCGTCGGCGGGGTGGAGGAGGACGAGGTCATCCGCCGCCTGGGGGCCGACCCCGGGCGCTGCCCGCCGGTGGAGGCCGGCGCGCTCCGGGAGGCCGAGCACGCCTCGCCCGTCGAGCTCCTGCGGGTCGCCACCCCGCCCGGGGGCGGGGTGGCGCTCATCCAGACCGAGGGCGTCCTACCGGTCCACGACGGCGTCGCCCGGCTGGCCACCACCGGCGGCGGGGTCCTGGCCGGCGCCTTCCCGCTCGCCGGCACCTCGGTCGACATCTGGCGGGACGGCTTCTGCGTCGCCCGCCCCTCGGTCTACGACCAGCTCAGCGAGGACAGCCTGTTCGAGCTGTGGATGTGCCGTTTCGGCGACTGCGGCGCGCACCCCTCGACCTCCATGGAGCGCATCCTGGCCCTGATGACGCTCCTGACCGCCACCTACGTCACCGAGGAATGGCTGTGGAGCGCTCCGATGCGGCTGGTCCCGGTCGAACTGCGCGGCGGCGGCCAGGATGGATAG